In one window of Homalodisca vitripennis isolate AUS2020 unplaced genomic scaffold, UT_GWSS_2.1 ScUCBcl_2919;HRSCAF=8079, whole genome shotgun sequence DNA:
- the LOC124372330 gene encoding uncharacterized protein LOC124372330 translates to MVGLMGMIMSMMVPTEVSSMFTDSFGQVFSAVPVDFSSLTSLVGLGRKRRAVYPWQARVKKIMNELERVEKMLDGMPKVPEDPEFSFDQGLVGVDDRVGTDETPVPFFYRDELNRRFARSPDSDSEGDSGADMQSKAMETAMKGATIAEKGFEGGKMAANAGSDLAKSGKAGAEGAAAGAEMLSGAAETISAGAGQGQQMAGSFSG, encoded by the exons ATGGTCGGTTTGATGGGCATGATCATGTCCATGATGGTTCCAACTGAGGTCTCGTCGATGTTTACTGACAGCTTCGGCCAGGTATTCTCCGCAGTTCCGGTCGACTTCTCTTCGCTCACCTCCCTGGTCGGCCTGGGCAGGAAGCGCAGAGCAGTGTACCCTTGGCAGGCCCGGGTGAAGAAGATCATGAACGAGCTGGAGAGAGTCGAGAAAATGCTGGATGGGATGCCCAAAGTTCCTGAGGATCCGGAGTTCTCGTTTGATCAGGGCTTGGTGGGAGTAGACGATCGCGTCGGTACTGATGAGACACCAGTGCCTTTCTTTTACCGAGACGAACTGAACCGAAGGTTTGCCAGGAGCCCCGATAGTGATTCTGAGGGGGACA GTGGAGCGGACATGCAGTCTAAGGCAATGGAAACAGCCATGAAAGGAGCAACCATAGCCGAGAAGGGCTTCGAGGGTGGTAAAATGGCGGCAAACGCAGGGTCCGACTTAGCAAAGAGCGGGAAAGCAG GTGCAGAAGGGGCCGCTGCAGGTGCCGAAATGTTGTCAGGGGCCGCAGAGACTATCTCTGCCGGGGCCGGTCAGGGACAGCAGATGGCTGGGAGCTTCTCTGGATAA